A part of Pseudomonas lutea genomic DNA contains:
- a CDS encoding terminase large subunit, translating to MRDFVKIATDYAKAAVADKKRKKHGKLIRQAAQRFLDDLKRAKKKDCPFMFDPWHANDPCDFIEKLHHVEGKWEKPTIVMHASHVFFVVQLFGFRKREAVFTEGWGGNGMFHPRRFTSALFAVARKNAKSTLSSAILLYCECCEPEEGAQIVSAATTFGQAAIIFNAAKRMTEKNADLREYFGLEVWAKSISRAETGASFKPIHAKASTQDGLNPSHVGLDEIHAHKTADLLNVLQSAAGARGNPLWLFTTTEGYTNPGPWAEIRMFAKKLLAGLFGHTADHYLVVFYAVDDEDKTLGIKADEEFDERCWIKANPLMDVNPHLLAAIRKEAVEAKQMPSKMAEFRIKRLNRPASTADGWIDLNKWQQCGGEVDLEWLADFPCWGGLDLASTTDLTSFRLIWNVDGVIYTYAWRWAPESAVAFRTERGTVPYASWVESGLLKQTEGDVTDYAVIEADVKAANERFNIQAIGYDKWNASDLVNRLVAGDVPMVEFIQGPKSYHPAMQVLERAYISGQFAHGSDPLLNWCASNLIARRDDNMNMAPDKKRSADKIDDMTALLMAIGVSGASPDDVNVEDFLSRPMSM from the coding sequence ATGCGTGACTTCGTGAAGATCGCGACTGACTACGCCAAGGCCGCAGTAGCGGACAAGAAACGAAAGAAGCATGGAAAGCTGATACGCCAGGCTGCGCAGCGCTTTCTCGATGACCTCAAACGGGCGAAAAAGAAAGATTGCCCGTTCATGTTTGACCCGTGGCACGCCAACGACCCCTGCGATTTCATCGAAAAACTGCATCACGTCGAGGGCAAGTGGGAGAAACCCACGATCGTGATGCACGCGTCTCACGTTTTCTTCGTGGTCCAGCTCTTCGGCTTTCGCAAGCGCGAGGCTGTCTTTACCGAAGGGTGGGGCGGCAACGGGATGTTCCATCCCCGCCGCTTCACCTCGGCACTGTTTGCCGTCGCGCGAAAAAACGCCAAGAGCACGTTGTCGTCGGCCATCCTGCTGTATTGCGAGTGCTGCGAACCGGAAGAAGGCGCGCAGATCGTCAGCGCGGCGACTACGTTCGGCCAGGCCGCGATCATCTTCAACGCTGCGAAGCGGATGACCGAAAAGAACGCGGACCTTCGCGAGTACTTCGGCCTTGAGGTCTGGGCCAAGTCGATCAGCCGGGCCGAAACCGGCGCCAGTTTCAAGCCGATTCACGCGAAAGCCTCGACGCAGGACGGCCTGAACCCTTCGCACGTCGGACTCGATGAGATCCACGCACACAAAACAGCTGACCTGCTCAACGTTTTGCAGTCGGCTGCCGGCGCCCGGGGCAACCCGCTGTGGCTGTTCACGACCACCGAGGGCTACACAAACCCTGGGCCGTGGGCTGAAATCAGGATGTTCGCCAAGAAGTTGCTCGCCGGGCTGTTCGGCCACACGGCTGACCACTATCTGGTCGTGTTCTACGCGGTCGACGACGAGGACAAAACCCTCGGCATCAAGGCTGATGAGGAGTTCGACGAACGCTGCTGGATCAAAGCCAACCCGCTGATGGATGTGAACCCGCACCTGCTGGCGGCGATCCGCAAGGAGGCCGTGGAAGCGAAGCAGATGCCGTCGAAGATGGCCGAGTTTCGAATCAAGCGACTGAACCGGCCGGCGTCCACCGCAGACGGCTGGATCGACCTCAACAAGTGGCAGCAATGCGGCGGCGAGGTTGACCTTGAATGGCTGGCGGACTTCCCCTGCTGGGGTGGGCTCGACCTGGCATCGACAACTGACCTCACAAGCTTTCGCCTGATTTGGAACGTGGACGGCGTCATCTACACATACGCCTGGCGCTGGGCGCCGGAGAGCGCAGTTGCCTTCCGTACCGAACGCGGCACGGTTCCTTACGCGTCGTGGGTTGAGTCGGGGCTGCTCAAACAGACCGAGGGAGACGTCACGGACTACGCCGTGATCGAAGCGGACGTGAAGGCCGCGAACGAGCGGTTCAACATCCAGGCCATCGGTTATGACAAGTGGAACGCCTCGGACCTCGTGAACCGGCTTGTCGCCGGCGACGTACCGATGGTCGAGTTCATCCAGGGGCCGAAGTCCTATCACCCGGCGATGCAGGTTCTCGAACGGGCCTACATTTCTGGGCAGTTTGCACACGGCTCTGACCCACTTTTGAACTGGTGCGCCTCGAACCTCATCGCCCGGCGCGATGACAACATGAACATGGCGCCTGACAAGAAGCGGTCAGCCGACAAAATCGACGACATGACCGCATTGCTTATGGCAATTGGCGTCTCGGGCGCCAGTCCGGACGACGTCAATGTCGAAGACTTCCTTTCTAGACCAATGAGTATGTAA
- a CDS encoding terminase, with the protein MTRGRKPTAPHLKVLAGTDRPDRGEEDAPEFDLIEDFPDPPQHLNADGAEMWRNLGRQLVSAKVLQVVDLYSLEQLCHAWQCFRKKAKADMESTAAETTALKALFSEFGMTPASRRKVSSGGTEKKGNAFAGNGRKQVGK; encoded by the coding sequence ATGACCAGAGGACGGAAGCCGACGGCGCCGCACCTCAAGGTCCTGGCCGGTACCGATCGCCCGGATCGGGGGGAGGAGGACGCGCCAGAGTTCGACCTGATTGAAGATTTTCCAGACCCGCCTCAGCACCTGAACGCAGACGGCGCCGAAATGTGGCGGAACTTGGGCCGCCAGTTGGTCAGCGCGAAAGTGCTGCAGGTCGTCGACCTGTATTCACTCGAGCAGCTCTGCCATGCCTGGCAGTGCTTCCGGAAGAAAGCCAAGGCAGACATGGAATCGACCGCCGCTGAAACGACGGCACTCAAAGCGTTGTTTTCAGAATTCGGCATGACGCCTGCGAGTCGCCGGAAGGTTTCATCTGGCGGTACCGAGAAAAAGGGCAACGCGTTTGCCGGGAATGGCCGCAAGCAAGTGGGGAAATAA
- a CDS encoding HNH endonuclease signature motif containing protein → MPVRPKRHQPAAASTPVHRTPEQERGTSSQRGYNYRWQQSRKGFLAKHPLCVHCEQGGSVTAATDVDHIVPHRGDMDLFWDRTNWQGLCHPCHSVKTATEDGGWGNRRNR, encoded by the coding sequence ATGCCTGTCAGGCCGAAGCGACATCAACCGGCTGCGGCTTCCACTCCAGTGCACAGGACACCAGAGCAGGAGCGCGGTACCAGCAGCCAGCGTGGGTATAACTACCGATGGCAACAGTCGCGCAAGGGCTTCCTCGCCAAGCATCCCCTGTGTGTCCACTGCGAGCAGGGCGGCAGTGTGACGGCAGCCACGGACGTCGACCACATCGTGCCGCACCGTGGTGACATGGATCTTTTCTGGGACCGTACCAACTGGCAAGGCCTGTGCCATCCATGCCACTCGGTGAAGACTGCGACCGAAGATGGTGGCTGGGGCAACCGGCGGAACCGATGA
- the lysC gene encoding Rz1-like lysis system protein LysC (LysC is an Rz1-like component of a phage lytic system, substantially overlapping although not fully embedded in the gene for the Rz-like LysB component.), with the protein MIGLLSLCLTACAAKPQVVTTTTTIRLEIPEMVPCERVNADDTDLRDNGDVWELKDQAIKLLDTCADQVDAQILRSQSK; encoded by the coding sequence GTGATTGGGCTGCTCAGCCTTTGCCTGACGGCCTGCGCGGCAAAGCCGCAAGTGGTAACAACGACCACAACAATAAGGTTGGAAATCCCTGAGATGGTCCCTTGCGAGCGAGTCAATGCAGACGATACCGATCTGCGTGACAACGGCGACGTGTGGGAATTGAAGGATCAGGCCATCAAGCTGCTCGACACGTGCGCCGACCAGGTCGACGCGCAGATCCTGCGCAGCCAGAGCAAGTAA
- a CDS encoding phage holin, lambda family yields MSTMPEKTPDLWAHVWLIITTPLWQGAIMAATISLLRVLYEGKEANKWRVVLEALICGALSLSASSVIEWMAWPSSLSVAAGGTIGFIGVTAIRELIIRFLGRKADSL; encoded by the coding sequence ATGTCGACGATGCCGGAAAAAACACCTGACCTCTGGGCGCACGTCTGGCTGATCATTACGACGCCGCTCTGGCAAGGAGCGATCATGGCCGCAACGATCTCGCTATTGCGCGTGCTGTATGAGGGCAAAGAGGCCAATAAGTGGCGCGTCGTGCTCGAAGCGCTGATCTGCGGTGCGCTGAGCCTGTCAGCCAGCAGCGTCATCGAATGGATGGCCTGGCCTTCGAGCTTGTCAGTCGCCGCCGGCGGCACCATCGGGTTCATCGGCGTGACAGCGATCCGAGAGCTGATCATCAGGTTCCTCGGGCGTAAGGCGGACTCATTATGA